Proteins found in one Rhodobacter capsulatus SB 1003 genomic segment:
- a CDS encoding HNH endonuclease, producing MNAAIGNLRTLVLNADMQPLSWAPLSAWSWQQGLVAVLQERVIQVKTYEGLRVSSANQSFEIPAVVALKTYRRRKKVPYTRFNVFLRDEFRCQYCGKRFPASELTFDHVIPRARSGGSRWTNIVTACGPDNLRKGCRTPKEAGMRLLRTPFEPSPRQLDDIARRLPMAKEGLHQTWLDFLYWDSELEE from the coding sequence ATGAATGCGGCGATCGGAAATCTGCGCACGCTGGTGTTGAACGCCGACATGCAGCCCTTGTCCTGGGCGCCGCTGTCGGCCTGGAGCTGGCAACAGGGGCTGGTCGCGGTGCTGCAGGAACGCGTCATCCAGGTGAAGACCTACGAGGGGCTGCGGGTGTCCTCGGCCAACCAGAGCTTTGAAATCCCGGCGGTGGTGGCGCTCAAGACCTATCGACGGCGCAAGAAGGTGCCCTACACGCGGTTCAACGTGTTCTTGCGCGACGAATTCCGCTGCCAGTATTGCGGCAAGCGGTTTCCCGCCTCGGAGCTGACCTTCGACCATGTGATCCCGCGGGCGCGTTCGGGCGGCAGCCGCTGGACCAACATCGTCACCGCCTGCGGCCCGGACAATCTGCGCAAGGGCTGCCGGACGCCGAAAGAGGCCGGGATGCGGCTTCTGCGCACGCCCTTCGAGCCCAGCCCGCGCCAGCTTGACGACATCGCGCGGCGGCTGCCGATGGCCAAGGAGGGGCTGCATCAGACCTGGCTCGACTTCCTTTACTGGGACAGCGAACTGGAGGAATGA
- a CDS encoding FkbM family methyltransferase, with product MTTARDFTAAPGRAGPLAVIACQRNEAMWLLEWVAFQHAAGFDRVFVVSNDCSDGSDRMLDRLAEMGEVVHLRQDAQPGEAPQVSGCALALAHPQMADVAWAFHCDIDEFLNVSCGEGRVADLIAAVLRAGPTDCITVNWRMFGSGGRRSWDGGAVLPSFTLTEAQLRKGRAMQKCLFRPEVFAAVHCHMPKHPRKADPVLRSSAGVEMPNAPLFAPQQMRHQTATHAMVSWENAALNHYAIRSQDVFLLKNLRGDGMALTHQKYRLGSPFWAFAERTEIEDRTILRHWPAVAARLERYRADPEIRALEAEALAGHARLRAEILDRQGRFGWHDPAPKQPLQEVPKAHLPDTAGAVRFLLSQLPRERRTVVLDVGANPITPTPYKTLLALQSCEVIGFEPQPEAFAALQSARSPRERYFPHAVGDGTVQELKIFRFSGMTSVFEPCLPSIALLGKPRMGRVIERVALPTVALDTLPEIGRIDLLKIDIQGGELAVFQGARQTLAQAVAVIVELRHLRLYEGEPMAAGVDQELRAQGFALHKFLFNKSMPIANSQLARLSREANSDQLVDGDAVYLRDLTRLDAIDDEGLVQLAILAASTFDSHTVALACLDALAARGRIPASLARDYVDALPARLRSDPA from the coding sequence ATGACGACAGCACGTGATTTCACAGCCGCCCCCGGGCGGGCGGGCCCTCTGGCGGTGATCGCCTGTCAGCGCAACGAGGCGATGTGGCTGCTCGAATGGGTGGCGTTCCAGCATGCGGCGGGGTTCGACCGGGTCTTTGTCGTCTCGAACGATTGCAGCGACGGCTCGGACCGGATGCTGGACCGGCTGGCCGAGATGGGCGAGGTCGTGCATCTGCGCCAGGACGCGCAGCCCGGCGAAGCCCCGCAGGTGAGCGGCTGCGCGCTGGCTCTGGCGCATCCGCAGATGGCCGATGTCGCCTGGGCGTTTCACTGCGACATCGACGAATTTCTCAATGTGAGCTGCGGCGAGGGCCGGGTTGCCGATCTGATCGCGGCGGTCCTGCGTGCCGGTCCCACCGATTGCATCACCGTCAACTGGCGCATGTTCGGCTCGGGCGGGCGGCGCAGCTGGGACGGCGGCGCGGTCCTGCCAAGCTTCACCCTGACCGAGGCGCAGCTGCGCAAGGGCCGCGCGATGCAGAAATGCCTGTTCCGCCCCGAGGTTTTCGCGGCGGTGCATTGCCACATGCCCAAGCATCCGCGCAAGGCGGACCCGGTTCTGCGCAGCAGCGCCGGTGTGGAAATGCCCAATGCGCCGCTGTTCGCGCCGCAGCAGATGCGGCATCAGACCGCCACCCATGCGATGGTCAGCTGGGAGAATGCGGCGCTCAATCACTATGCGATCCGGTCGCAGGATGTGTTCCTGCTGAAGAACCTGCGCGGCGACGGCATGGCTCTGACGCATCAGAAATACCGTCTGGGCTCGCCGTTCTGGGCCTTTGCCGAACGGACCGAGATCGAGGACCGCACGATCTTGCGGCATTGGCCCGCGGTGGCGGCGCGGCTTGAGCGCTATCGCGCCGACCCCGAGATCCGCGCGCTCGAGGCCGAGGCGCTCGCCGGGCATGCGCGGCTGCGCGCAGAGATCCTCGACCGGCAGGGCCGGTTCGGCTGGCACGATCCCGCCCCGAAACAGCCGCTGCAGGAGGTGCCCAAGGCGCATCTGCCCGACACGGCCGGGGCGGTGCGCTTCTTGCTGTCGCAGCTGCCGCGCGAGCGCCGCACCGTGGTGCTTGATGTCGGCGCCAATCCGATCACCCCGACGCCCTACAAGACGCTTCTGGCGCTGCAAAGCTGCGAGGTGATCGGCTTCGAGCCGCAGCCCGAGGCCTTTGCCGCGCTGCAATCGGCGCGCTCGCCGCGGGAGCGGTATTTCCCCCATGCGGTGGGCGACGGGACGGTGCAGGAGCTGAAGATCTTCCGGTTCAGCGGCATGACATCGGTGTTCGAACCCTGTCTGCCCTCGATCGCGCTCTTGGGCAAGCCGCGGATGGGCCGGGTGATCGAGCGGGTCGCGCTGCCGACGGTGGCGCTGGACACCCTGCCCGAAATCGGCCGGATCGATCTGCTCAAGATCGACATTCAGGGCGGCGAGCTGGCGGTGTTTCAGGGCGCGCGCCAGACGCTTGCGCAGGCGGTCGCGGTGATCGTCGAGCTGCGTCACCTGCGGCTTTACGAGGGCGAGCCGATGGCGGCCGGGGTCGATCAGGAGCTGCGCGCGCAGGGCTTCGCGCTGCACAAGTTCCTGTTCAACAAGTCGATGCCGATCGCCAATTCGCAGCTGGCCCGGCTTTCGCGCGAGGCCAACAGCGATCAGCTGGTCGATGGCGACGCGGTCTATCTGCGCGACCTGACGAGGCTTGACGCGATCGACGACGAGGGGCTGGTGCAGCTTGCCATCCTGGCCGCATCGACCTTTGACAGCCATACCGTCGCGCTGGCCTGTCTGGATGCGCTGGCCGCAAGGGGGCGGATCCCGGCAAGCCTGGCGCGCGACTATGTCGACGCCCTGCCCGCCCGGCTGCGCAGCGATCCGGCCTAG
- a CDS encoding response regulator, translated as MFDIAIVEDEELERRALRTILERNLPEVSVVGEAKNGAEALRLIESRKIDLMLLDIRIPRPDGLEILEFLRNRAAATKVLIITAYDHFEIMQAAIQLRADGFLLKPVRTEALLKSVTDCLRSAAPVAAVPQPPLPEAAPDLRTELGRMVAAHAYRDGLALVRRQIETLHGQRDRPARQAVLDLAQLLTDLIARSGRSLPAPLARRIEALATQRLDPRDSYKLQELFGDITDLLFDPGEETGAGAAARIETVRNYIERNLHKTVTLEEAAEQAHVSACYLSRLFHRQMDMTFIAYVKERRMSRAKDLLAGSSLPILNVALDLAYQDANYFCKAFKKEVGVSPSEFRRASRP; from the coding sequence ATGTTCGATATTGCCATCGTCGAGGATGAAGAACTGGAACGCCGGGCGCTGCGCACGATCCTGGAGCGCAACCTGCCCGAGGTGAGCGTGGTCGGAGAGGCGAAGAACGGCGCCGAGGCTTTGCGTCTGATCGAAAGCCGCAAGATCGACCTGATGCTGCTCGACATCCGGATCCCGCGGCCGGACGGGCTGGAAATCCTGGAGTTTCTGCGCAACCGCGCGGCGGCGACCAAGGTGCTGATCATCACCGCCTATGATCATTTCGAGATCATGCAGGCGGCGATCCAGCTGCGCGCGGACGGCTTTCTGCTCAAGCCGGTGCGGACCGAGGCGCTGCTGAAATCCGTCACCGATTGCCTGCGCAGCGCGGCGCCCGTCGCGGCCGTGCCACAGCCTCCGTTGCCCGAAGCCGCCCCCGATCTGCGCACCGAGCTGGGCCGGATGGTCGCCGCCCATGCCTATCGCGACGGTCTGGCGCTGGTGCGGCGGCAGATCGAGACGCTGCACGGCCAGCGCGACCGGCCCGCCCGGCAGGCGGTGCTGGATCTGGCGCAGCTGCTGACCGATCTGATCGCGCGCAGCGGCCGCAGCCTGCCCGCGCCGCTTGCCCGCCGGATCGAGGCGCTGGCGACGCAGCGGCTTGATCCGCGCGACAGCTACAAGCTGCAGGAACTCTTCGGCGACATCACCGACCTGCTTTTCGATCCGGGCGAGGAGACCGGCGCGGGGGCGGCGGCCCGGATCGAGACGGTGCGCAACTATATCGAGCGCAACCTGCACAAGACGGTGACGCTGGAGGAGGCGGCCGAACAGGCCCATGTCAGCGCCTGCTATCTGAGCCGGCTGTTTCACCGGCAGATGGACATGACCTTCATCGCCTATGTGAAGGAACGCCGGATGTCCCGGGCCAAGGATCTGCTGGCGGGATCGAGCCTGCCGATCCTGAACGTGGCGCTGGATCTGGCCTATCAGGACGCGAATTATTTCTGCAAGGCGTTCAAGAAAGAGGTCGGCGTCTCGCCCTCGGAATTCCGCCGCGCCAGCCGCCCCTGA